One Salvelinus namaycush isolate Seneca chromosome 4, SaNama_1.0, whole genome shotgun sequence genomic window carries:
- the LOC120045435 gene encoding cytochrome c oxidase subunit 7A-related protein, mitochondrial, with protein MTYYKFSGFSQRLTGSAPATAYSPQGLRSGLPAEPPTMTFATPTKMVSESGPMVEYLGVNKVPYFQRLFQTSDGVPVHLKRGVPDRLLYRTTVALTVGGALYCLMALYIAAQPKKTT; from the exons ATGACATACTACAAGTTCAGCGGGTTCAGCCAGAGGTTGACAGGGTCGGCACCGGCCACCGCCTACAGTCCGCAG GGTCTGAGGTCTGGTTTGCCAGCAGAGCCTCCCACCATGACGTTTGCTACACCCACCAAGATGGTGTCAGAGTCAGGGCCCATGGTGGAATACCTAGGGGTGAACAAGGTGCCATACTTCCAGAGACTGTTCCag ACGTCAGATGGCGTTCCAGTCCATCTGAAGAGAGGTGTCCCTGACAGACTGTTGTACCGCACCACCGTGGCCCTGACAGTAGGAGGAGCACTTTACTGCCTCATGGCCCTCTACATCGCTGCACAACCCAAGAAAACGACCTAA
- the LOC120046124 gene encoding phosphatidylinositol-glycan biosynthesis class F protein-like isoform X2: MWDQEIRQMASSHAIMASGVFMATVVPAVLVPGFSVYGTHLLWLYSVAGAVAVVNITLFWLLGVSSPTKKHTITYKVSRLVRSCLYLLLSCLSFHTVVILYGAPLLETALETFSLAVLLTSLTTLRCVCVLGPNVQAWIRVFSRHGAMSVWDTSLQMVVGCSVVGAWLGAFPIPLDWDRPWQVWPVSCSLGAVIGYLTGLVAAPAWIHWHRKHLTYKIK; this comes from the exons ATGTGGGACCAGGAGATCAGACAGATGGCGTCCAGCCACGCCATCATGGCGTCAGGGGTGTTTATGGCGACAGTGGTGCCAGCGGTGCTAGTGCCAGGTTTCTCTGTGTACGGGACACACCTGCTGTGGCTGTACTCTGTTGCCGGGGCCGTTGCCGTGGTCAACATCACCCTGTTCTGGCTGCTGGGGGTCAGCTCTCCCACCAAGAAACACACTATCACCTACAAG GTGTCTAGGTTGGTACGTTCCTGTCTCTACctgctcctctcctgtctgtcctTCCACACTGTAGTGATCCTGTATGGAGCACCGCTACTGGA GACTGCGTTGGAGACGTTCTCTCTGGCGGTGTTGTTGACCAGTCTGACCACTCTGAGGTGTGTCTGTGTCCTTGGGCCCAACGTCCAGGCTTGGATAAGAGTGTTCAGCCGACATGG ggccaTGTCGGTGTGGGACACCTCTCTACAGATGGTGGTCGGCTGCAGTGTTGTCGGAGCCTGGCTAGGAGCCTTCCCCATCCCATTGGACTGGGACCGGCCCTGGCAg GTGTGGCCCGTCTCCTGCAGTCTGGGTGCAGTGATTGGCTACCTGACTGGGCTAGTCGCCGCTCCCGCCTGGATCCACTGGCACCGCAAACACCTCACCTACAAGATCAAGTGA
- the LOC120046124 gene encoding phosphatidylinositol-glycan biosynthesis class F protein-like isoform X1, which translates to MSVNVGWVQASDLARHRVYGIQVDLTKPLSNTMWDQEIRQMASSHAIMASGVFMATVVPAVLVPGFSVYGTHLLWLYSVAGAVAVVNITLFWLLGVSSPTKKHTITYKVSRLVRSCLYLLLSCLSFHTVVILYGAPLLETALETFSLAVLLTSLTTLRCVCVLGPNVQAWIRVFSRHGAMSVWDTSLQMVVGCSVVGAWLGAFPIPLDWDRPWQVWPVSCSLGAVIGYLTGLVAAPAWIHWHRKHLTYKIK; encoded by the exons ATGTCAGTCAATGTAGGGTGGGTCCAAGCATCTGACCTTGCTCGGCACCGTGTTTACGGAA TACAGGTAGACCTGACCAAACCTCTCTCCAACACCATGTGGGACCAGGAGATCAGACAGATGGCGTCCAGCCACGCCATCATGGCGTCAGGGGTGTTTATGGCGACAGTGGTGCCAGCGGTGCTAGTGCCAGGTTTCTCTGTGTACGGGACACACCTGCTGTGGCTGTACTCTGTTGCCGGGGCCGTTGCCGTGGTCAACATCACCCTGTTCTGGCTGCTGGGGGTCAGCTCTCCCACCAAGAAACACACTATCACCTACAAG GTGTCTAGGTTGGTACGTTCCTGTCTCTACctgctcctctcctgtctgtcctTCCACACTGTAGTGATCCTGTATGGAGCACCGCTACTGGA GACTGCGTTGGAGACGTTCTCTCTGGCGGTGTTGTTGACCAGTCTGACCACTCTGAGGTGTGTCTGTGTCCTTGGGCCCAACGTCCAGGCTTGGATAAGAGTGTTCAGCCGACATGG ggccaTGTCGGTGTGGGACACCTCTCTACAGATGGTGGTCGGCTGCAGTGTTGTCGGAGCCTGGCTAGGAGCCTTCCCCATCCCATTGGACTGGGACCGGCCCTGGCAg GTGTGGCCCGTCTCCTGCAGTCTGGGTGCAGTGATTGGCTACCTGACTGGGCTAGTCGCCGCTCCCGCCTGGATCCACTGGCACCGCAAACACCTCACCTACAAGATCAAGTGA
- the LOC120045352 gene encoding potassium voltage-gated channel subfamily G member 3-like, translating into MKFGKKSVCVLNVGGTRYAFPGEVIRDFPLQRVSRLHACVTEKEVLEVCDDYDQDSNEFFFDRHAQAFVFIMLYLRSGKLRFVPGVCALSFYSEMLYWGLGSAHLEFCCQRRLDDTGYSEEDLIMRAEDNESRSEVEVEKGSGWLEWMRRTFEEPGSSVAAQLLALLSVIFVIISMVMLCMSTLPDWNTAKHNTVEEHRIVEAVCIGWFTAECVVRFLVAKDKLVFLCRPLNLIDVAAITPYYVSMVMPGGAGGLSGVAGVTLRVLRMMRVFWLVKLARHFLGLQTLGMTLRRCRHEMATLAIFLTVATAIYSALAQLLEHGLDPDHRNLDDRSNRGGDYASIPAAAWWAVISMTTVGYGDVYPVTVGGRMLGGLCVVSGIVLLALPITFIYHSFVQCYNELKLRSARYTHTHTH; encoded by the exons ATGAAGTTCGGTAAGAAGAGCGTCTGTGTACTGAACGTGGGGGGTACCCGGTACGCCTTCCCTGGCGAGGTGATCCGTGATTTCCCACTTCAGCGCGTGAGCCGCCTGCACGCCTGTGTAACGGAGAAGGAAGTCCTCGAGGTCTGCGACGACTATGACCAGGATAGCAATGAATTCTTCTTCGACCGGCACGCGCAAGCCTTTGTCTTCATTATGCTCTACTTGCGCTCCGGAAAGCTCCGATTCGTCCCGGGAGTGTGCGCGCTCTCCTTTTACAGCGAAATGCTGTACTGGGGGCTTGGGAGCGCGCATCTGGAGTTCTGTTGCCAGCGGAGACTAGACGACACCGGTTACTCCGAAGAGGACCTGATTATGCGCGCGGAGGACAACGAGTCCCGGAgcgaggtggaggtggagaaag gatCAGGGTGGCTAGAGTGGATGCGTCGGACCTTTGAGGAACCGGGGTCATCGGTGGCGGCTCAACTCCTCGCTTTGCTGTCCGTCATCTTCGTCATCATCTCCATGGTGATGCTGTGTATGAGCACGCTGCCAGATTGGAACACCGCAAAACACAACACAGTGGAAgagcacag GATTGTGGAGGCGGTGTGTATCGGTTGGTTCACAGCGGAGTGTGTGGTGCGTTTCCTCGTGGCTAAG GACAAGCTGGTCTTCCTGTGTCGGCCGCTGAACCTGATTGACGTGGCGGCCATCACACCTTACTACGTCTCCATGGTGATGCCAGGCGGAGCAGGGGGATTGTCAGGCGTCGCCGGGGTAACGCTGAGGGTTCTGAGGATGATGCGTGTGTTCTGGCTGGTGAAGCTGGCCAGACACTTCCTGGGACTGCAGACTCTGGGGATGACGCTACGCCGCTGTCGTCACGAGATGGCCACCCTCGCCATTTTCCTTACCGTTGCCACGGCAATATACAGCGCATTGGCTCAGCTGCTGGAGCATGGCCTCGACCCTGACCACCGTAACCTTGACGACCGCAGTAACAGAGGAGGAGACTATGCCAGCATCCCAGCTGCCGCATGGTGGGCTGTCATCTCCATGACGACCGTTGGTTACGGTGATGTTTACCCGGTAACGGTTGGTGGGCGCATGCTGGGCGGGCTGTGTGTGGTCAGTGGCATCGTTCTTCTGGCGTTGCCAATCACCTTCATCTACCACAGCTTTGTTCagtgttacaacgaactgaagcTCCGCTCCGCtaggtacacacatacacacacacactga